A single genomic interval of Asinibacterium sp. OR53 harbors:
- a CDS encoding BamA/TamA family outer membrane protein gives MHLKAAPLLVICITMSQHLFSQADSSKSITNRKDSVTIPDKDLKDVFSRKRASKKTDSLAGKQKVKKYFLTVLPGAGYTLQTGFAGLISANIGYYNDKGEDAKISSITTSLTYSEYNQIIFPLYADIWSKGGKYNFISDNRYISYPSDIFGLGGATDPNQDHTIDFNLIKLHQTVLRRVYKDLYAGIGVYYDYFWKIKVIDPQTRLINVFIQKEIGNSATAIGPAFKLLYDSRANQINPQKGNFLNVVLRQNLQELGSDDEWASLLIDARKYINFPRGSKNTLAFWSYNWLTLAGDLNYLLLPSTAWDDQYNTGRGYVQSRFRGRQMTYFETEYRYGISRNGLLGGVVFFNVEHFSGNLRPYNTLLPGYGAGIRVKLNKKSGANLCLDYGFGNGSSGFYVNLGEVF, from the coding sequence ATGCATCTTAAGGCTGCACCCTTATTGGTTATTTGTATAACTATGTCGCAGCATTTATTTTCACAAGCAGATTCATCGAAATCCATTACAAACAGAAAAGATTCAGTTACTATTCCCGATAAAGATCTAAAAGACGTATTCAGCAGAAAAAGGGCAAGTAAAAAAACTGATTCGCTTGCCGGAAAACAAAAAGTCAAAAAATATTTCTTAACCGTACTTCCTGGTGCAGGGTATACTTTGCAAACCGGTTTTGCAGGATTGATCAGCGCCAATATTGGTTATTACAATGATAAAGGGGAGGATGCGAAAATTTCCTCTATTACAACCAGTCTTACCTACTCTGAATATAATCAAATCATATTCCCTTTATATGCAGATATATGGTCAAAAGGAGGTAAGTATAATTTCATTTCAGATAACCGGTATATTTCTTATCCTTCTGATATTTTTGGCTTAGGAGGGGCAACAGATCCAAACCAGGATCATACGATTGACTTTAATCTAATCAAGCTGCATCAAACAGTGCTGAGAAGGGTTTACAAAGATTTGTATGCAGGAATCGGGGTTTATTATGATTATTTCTGGAAAATCAAAGTAATTGATCCGCAAACAAGATTGATCAATGTGTTCATACAAAAAGAAATAGGCAATTCTGCAACTGCAATCGGTCCTGCTTTTAAATTATTATACGATTCAAGGGCAAATCAAATAAATCCTCAAAAGGGTAACTTTTTAAATGTGGTATTGAGGCAAAACCTGCAAGAATTAGGCAGTGATGATGAATGGGCATCTCTTTTGATTGATGCGAGAAAATATATAAATTTCCCCAGGGGCTCTAAAAACACGCTGGCTTTTTGGAGTTATAATTGGCTAACGCTTGCCGGTGATCTTAACTATTTGTTGTTGCCAAGTACCGCATGGGATGATCAATACAACACTGGAAGAGGCTATGTACAAAGCAGGTTCAGAGGGAGACAAATGACTTATTTCGAAACAGAATACAGGTATGGCATTTCCCGTAATGGATTGCTTGGAGGTGTTGTATTTTTTAATGTTGAACATTTTTCCGGAAATCTCAGACCATACAATACTTTATTGCCGGGTTATGGTGCGGGAATACGTGTAAAACTCAATAAAAAGTCTGGCGCAAATCTTTGTTTGGATTATGGGTTCGGAAATGGCAGCAGCGGGTTTTATGTAAACTTAGGGGAGGTGTTCTAA
- a CDS encoding helix-turn-helix transcriptional regulator, which translates to MNYKFDEAYLKAFGNQLRKIRTAKGMSMRKLAFECDMEYSQLSKIERAVINTTISTVHALAQALGVPEKDLFDFKVKAK; encoded by the coding sequence GTGAACTACAAATTCGACGAAGCATACCTCAAAGCCTTTGGTAATCAACTCCGTAAGATTCGGACTGCTAAAGGGATGTCCATGCGAAAATTGGCTTTCGAATGTGATATGGAGTACAGCCAGTTGTCCAAGATAGAGAGGGCTGTAATAAATACTACCATCAGCACGGTTCATGCTCTAGCCCAAGCCCTGGGTGTTCCCGAAAAGGATTTGTTCGACTTCAAAGTGAAGGCTAAGTAG
- a CDS encoding RadC family protein has translation MEPITTVSEIQVSYQPAIGRMPEIKCSFDAYTELLHFFDKDLLHLQEMFVVLYLNRARRVIGAYKLSKGGLVGTVADVRLILATALKTAASYMILAHNHPSGNVVPSQSDEKLTIRIAEAAKLMELSVSDHIIIGSAAGGYYSFADNGLL, from the coding sequence ATGGAACCAATTACAACAGTATCGGAAATTCAAGTGAGTTATCAGCCAGCAATCGGAAGAATGCCGGAGATCAAATGCTCATTCGATGCCTACACAGAATTGTTACACTTCTTTGATAAGGATTTGCTGCATCTTCAAGAGATGTTCGTCGTTCTATACCTCAATAGAGCAAGGCGAGTGATCGGAGCTTATAAGTTATCGAAAGGCGGTTTAGTTGGAACAGTGGCAGACGTGCGACTTATCCTTGCTACTGCTCTGAAAACTGCTGCGAGTTATATGATTCTTGCACACAATCACCCATCGGGCAATGTAGTCCCATCTCAAAGTGACGAAAAGCTGACGATTCGGATAGCCGAAGCTGCCAAGTTAATGGAGTTGTCAGTGAGTGACCATATCATTATTGGGTCTGCTGCCGGAGGCTATTACAGCTTCGCCGACAATGGATTGCTATAA